A window of the Fulvia fulva chromosome 3, complete sequence genome harbors these coding sequences:
- a CDS encoding Phosphatase methylesterase 1, whose translation MSGLFKQSVNGAAPPNEHLRPPPMPIATPQHGDVDDYPSSDSSASSAATVDTIRPSSREQAAPATHWTNFFDQELYLEEVTGEQKAVYHAYLTLPIDLKKDPLFICHHGAGASGLSFAIFAQQIRARLPTAGILSLEARAHGSVVTNMETQEEVIDYSLATMTNDAVSMIKLTASTLGWDSLPPTVLLGHSLGGAIVTTLATDHFKVFGSSFIGYSVIDVVEGSAIEALGHMKTYLSSRPSMFSSIEDAVTWHIRSRSIRDHPSAEASVPSLLIPSPSGNGKLIWRTNLDATNPWWEEWFTGMSKKFLSGRGAKQLILAGTDRLDKDLMIGQMQGKFQLVVIPEAGHFVQEDVPEKTANLLIEFFKRNDRSQMVLPPKVSDLIAQGKKV comes from the coding sequence ATGTCGGGCCTCTTCAAGCAAAGCGTGAATGGAGCCGCACCACCAAATGAGCATCTCAGACCGCCGCCTATGCCGATAGCAACGCCGCAACACGGCGACGTTGACGACTATCCGTCATCAGATTCGTCGGCCTCATCAGCAGCCACCGTGGACACGATAAGGCCATCTTCACGTGAGCAAGCGGCTCCTGCGACACACTGGACCAACTTCTTCGATCAGGAGTTGTATCTCGAAGAGGTGACTGGCGAGCAGAAGGCTGTCTATCATGCCTATCTCACCTTGCCGATAGATCTCAAGAAGGACCCTCTGTTCATCTGTCATCATGGAGCTGGTGCATCAGGGCTATCCTTTGCTATCTTTGCACAACAAATTCGAGCGAGGCTACCAACAGCGGGCATACTGAGTCTGGAAGCTCGTGCTCATGGCTCTGTCGTGACTAACATGGAGACACAAGAAGAGGTCATCGACTACAGTCTCGCGACAATGACTAATGATGCTGTCTCCATGATCAAACTCACAGCCTCTACCCTAGGATGGGATTCCCTTCCTCCAACAGTGTTACTCGGACACAGTCTCGGCGGCGCGATAGTGACGACGCTGGCCACCGACCACTTCAAAGTCTTCGGTAGTTCCTTCATTGGGTACAGTGTGATAGACGTCGTCGAAGGCTCTGCGATAGAGGCGTTGGGCCACATGAAGACGTACCTATCCTCTCGACCCAGCATGTTCTCTAGCATCGAGGACGCAGTGACCTGGCACATCCGAAGCAGGTCCATTCGAGATCACCCAAGCGCAGAAGCCTCAGTCCCGAGTCTGCTTATACCTTCGCCCTCCGGCAATGGCAAACTCATATGGAGAACGAACCTAGACGCCACAAATCCTTGGTGGGAAGAGTGGTTCACTGGCATGTCAAAGAAGTTCCTCTCTGGTAGAGGCGCGAAGCAACTCATCCTGGCTGGTACTGATCGACTCGACAAAGATTTGATGATTGGTCAGATGCAGGGCAAGTTCCAGCTGGTGGTCATCCCAGAAGCTGGCCACTTCGTTCAGGAGGATGTCCCAGAGAAGACAGCAAATCTGCTCATCGAGTTCTTCAAGCGCAACGACAGGAGCCAGATGGTACTCCCGCCGAAAGTGAGCGACCTCATAGCACAAGGGAAGAAGGTCTAG